A section of the Candidatus Binatia bacterium genome encodes:
- a CDS encoding radical SAM/Cys-rich domain protein, with amino-acid sequence MDGAATSLLEEARPNRGSADSAFARTLRRHGCGPLVRGRVRTLQVNLGKLCNMACQHCHVEAGPKRTEIMPRSVAERVVELVAASPGIETVDLTGGAPELNPNFRWLVRQCRGLGREVIDRCNLTVLFEAGMEDLAEFLAAHEVHVIASLPCYSAENVEKQRGHGAFAKSIAALKILNALGYGRTNSRLRLDLVYNPVGASLPPPQKRLEAKYKEELAKLFGIEFHNLLTITNMPIQRFARWLERAGQYDAYMQLLADHFNPATLSSVMCRSLLSVGWDGRLYDCDFNQMLEIEIGAACRGGVRTVWDISSTDELEGRAIATREHCFGCTAGAGSSCGGALE; translated from the coding sequence ATGGATGGAGCCGCTACGAGCCTCCTGGAAGAGGCACGGCCAAACCGCGGGAGCGCGGACTCCGCCTTCGCACGTACGCTGAGGCGGCACGGCTGCGGCCCGCTGGTGCGTGGCCGCGTGCGCACGTTGCAAGTGAATTTAGGCAAGCTTTGCAACATGGCCTGCCAGCACTGTCACGTCGAAGCCGGGCCCAAACGGACTGAAATCATGCCCCGCTCCGTCGCGGAACGCGTGGTGGAGCTGGTGGCGGCCAGCCCCGGGATCGAGACGGTGGACTTGACCGGCGGAGCTCCGGAACTCAACCCGAATTTCCGCTGGTTGGTTCGTCAGTGCCGCGGTTTGGGCCGCGAGGTCATCGATCGCTGCAACCTGACCGTGTTGTTCGAAGCGGGCATGGAGGATCTCGCGGAATTTTTGGCGGCCCATGAGGTCCACGTGATCGCCAGTTTACCGTGCTACAGTGCGGAGAACGTGGAAAAGCAGCGCGGGCACGGCGCATTTGCCAAGAGCATCGCGGCGCTGAAAATCCTCAACGCCTTGGGGTACGGGCGGACGAACTCCCGACTCCGTTTGGACCTCGTGTACAACCCGGTTGGCGCGAGTCTTCCGCCACCGCAAAAGCGCTTAGAGGCCAAGTACAAAGAAGAACTCGCCAAGCTGTTTGGCATCGAGTTTCACAACTTGCTGACGATCACGAACATGCCGATCCAGCGCTTTGCCCGCTGGCTCGAGCGCGCCGGACAATACGACGCGTACATGCAGCTCCTTGCCGATCATTTCAACCCGGCGACGTTGTCGAGCGTGATGTGCCGTTCCCTGTTGAGCGTTGGTTGGGACGGCCGCCTGTACGACTGTGACTTTAACCAAATGCTCGAGATCGAGATCGGTGCGGCTTGCCGAGGCGGGGTTCGCACTGTGTGGGATATTTCTTCCACGGACGAGTTGGAGGGACGCGCGATCGCCACACGGGAACACTGCTTCGGATGCACCGCCGGAGCAGGATCGAGCTGCGGGGGAGCGCTGGAATGA
- a CDS encoding RNA helicase — MLRNAGSKGSKLLIVRSIRCNGDIWFAAIGVTLGVVCSAYHSLGANSSMARLEELERGVAVRGILPDRLVTVVDVKWYGNSVVQITYKDAEGRLGSELIYRDREATLEVVSQGAPFTFNGDGAQFRLASEAYRIRLAHLFDPLLAIHTSMIEPLPHQITAVYGEMLPRQPLRFLLADDPGAGKTIMAGLLIKELMLRGDLQRCLVCCPANLAEQWQEELASKFQLDFDIVGREAITASRTGNPFRERDLVISRLDLMSRNEDVRARLEQTEWDLVVVDEAHKLHASYSGGEVQETKRYKLGKLLGRLTRHFLLITATPHNGKEEDFQLFMALLDADRFEGCSVGVGSERDAGHLMRRMTKETLVRFDGTPLFPERFAYTIEYSLSEPEAELYGEVTDYVREEFNRADALEEGRRRTVGFALTILQRRLASSPEAIYQSLKRRRERLEKRLQGEDAARRHTDALSSFGVGLGRFTQGDIEDLDELDEMPGAELEEIEDTIVDQATAARTIAELKAEIATLRRLEELALQLRRRGTDTKWEKLSEVLQSTPEMFHADGSRRKLVVFTEHRDTLNYLSERLRKMLGHEAVVAIHGGLGREQRREAQDLFTKGKNVQVLVATDAAGEGINLQQAHLMVNYDLPWNPNRLEQRFGRIHRIGQTEVCHLWNLVARETREGEVFAVLLRKLAQQRQALGGRVYDVLGRVFRERSLRELLVEAVRYGEKAEVRERLRQVVDSALDTRHLQQLLEEHALTQEALDSATIRRIREDLERVEARRLQPHFIGSFFLEALRHLGGTVRDREPFRYEVTHVPATVRSRRGVSGRAAPIASRYERITFQRELVNVPGKPAATLICPGHPLLDAIVDLILERYRDLLKQGTILVDPREDVGGDVRVLFYLEHAIQDARTDPRGQRRIVSRRLEFIEMARNGEVFAAGYAPYLDYRPITGEERPLIEPELDASWLIGDLESKVVSYAIQHVVPRHLEELQRIKEEMVSRTMAAVRERLTREIQNWRRRAEDLHAQELAGKSNARINSAKANDRVQELEARLRRRLEELEQERRLSPLPPIVVGGAFVVPLNRIRSRNSQLAAEADPSSPSTSHRKRLAMDAVIRLERELGREARDVSGQHLGYDVESRDPKGSRLRFIAVKGVPAGAERITLSRNEVFTALNKGDDFSLALVEVDGANAGKPTYVRCPLQNLPDFTSTAVTYSVEELKCTGESPV, encoded by the coding sequence ATGCTCCGGAACGCAGGGTCCAAAGGCAGCAAGCTGTTGATTGTTCGCTCGATCCGGTGCAATGGAGACATATGGTTCGCTGCAATCGGAGTGACTCTCGGGGTCGTATGTAGCGCGTATCATTCGTTGGGGGCGAACAGCTCGATGGCGCGGTTGGAAGAGCTTGAGCGAGGGGTCGCAGTCAGGGGAATCTTGCCGGATCGCCTGGTCACGGTCGTAGACGTCAAGTGGTACGGCAACAGCGTGGTCCAGATCACTTACAAAGACGCCGAAGGCCGCTTGGGAAGCGAGCTCATCTACCGCGACCGCGAAGCGACGCTCGAGGTGGTCTCCCAAGGAGCGCCGTTTACGTTCAACGGGGACGGGGCGCAATTCCGATTGGCGTCCGAGGCGTACCGGATCCGGTTGGCCCACCTTTTCGACCCGCTCCTGGCGATTCACACCTCGATGATCGAGCCGCTGCCCCATCAGATCACGGCGGTGTACGGCGAAATGCTGCCGCGGCAGCCGTTGCGCTTCCTCCTGGCCGACGATCCCGGTGCAGGCAAAACCATTATGGCGGGCTTGCTGATCAAGGAGCTCATGCTGCGCGGTGACCTGCAGCGCTGCCTCGTCTGCTGCCCCGCCAACCTGGCCGAGCAATGGCAAGAGGAACTGGCCTCCAAGTTTCAGCTCGACTTCGACATCGTGGGACGAGAGGCGATTACGGCCTCGCGCACGGGCAACCCTTTTCGGGAGCGTGACTTGGTGATCAGCCGCCTCGATCTGATGAGCCGCAACGAAGATGTGCGCGCCAGGCTGGAGCAAACCGAATGGGACCTTGTCGTGGTCGATGAAGCGCACAAACTCCACGCCTCGTACTCGGGTGGGGAGGTGCAGGAGACCAAGCGTTACAAGCTCGGGAAGCTGTTGGGGCGGCTCACCCGGCACTTTTTGCTGATCACCGCAACACCCCACAACGGGAAGGAGGAAGACTTCCAGCTTTTCATGGCGCTGCTGGATGCCGATCGTTTCGAGGGGTGCTCCGTCGGTGTAGGTTCCGAACGCGACGCCGGGCACCTCATGCGGCGCATGACCAAGGAGACCTTGGTGCGTTTCGATGGTACGCCGCTGTTTCCGGAGCGGTTCGCCTATACCATTGAGTATTCCCTCTCCGAGCCGGAAGCCGAACTGTACGGTGAGGTGACCGACTACGTCCGCGAGGAATTCAATCGTGCAGATGCCCTAGAGGAAGGGCGTCGCCGCACTGTGGGCTTCGCGCTGACCATCCTGCAAAGGCGCTTGGCATCCTCGCCGGAGGCCATTTATCAGTCCCTCAAACGCCGGCGCGAACGTTTAGAGAAGCGGTTGCAGGGCGAGGATGCCGCGCGGCGCCACACCGATGCGCTCTCCAGCTTCGGGGTTGGGCTGGGCCGTTTCACCCAGGGAGATATCGAAGACCTCGACGAGCTCGATGAAATGCCGGGCGCGGAGCTCGAGGAAATCGAAGACACGATCGTGGATCAGGCAACAGCGGCAAGGACGATCGCGGAGCTAAAGGCGGAAATTGCCACCTTGCGCCGGCTCGAGGAACTCGCCTTGCAGCTCCGCCGCAGGGGCACAGACACGAAGTGGGAAAAACTCTCCGAGGTGCTCCAATCCACGCCCGAGATGTTTCATGCCGATGGGAGCCGGCGCAAACTCGTCGTCTTCACCGAGCACCGGGACACATTGAACTACCTCTCGGAACGGCTGCGGAAAATGCTGGGCCACGAAGCGGTGGTGGCGATCCACGGCGGCTTGGGCCGCGAACAGCGCCGCGAGGCGCAGGATTTGTTTACGAAGGGCAAAAACGTTCAGGTCTTGGTTGCGACGGATGCCGCCGGCGAGGGCATCAACCTGCAGCAGGCCCACCTGATGGTCAACTACGATCTGCCTTGGAACCCGAACCGGCTGGAGCAACGGTTCGGACGGATCCATCGCATCGGTCAAACCGAGGTCTGTCACCTGTGGAACCTAGTGGCGCGCGAGACTCGCGAGGGAGAGGTGTTCGCGGTTTTGTTGAGAAAGCTCGCGCAGCAGCGGCAGGCACTGGGTGGGCGGGTTTACGATGTCCTGGGCAGGGTATTTCGAGAGCGATCGCTGCGCGAGCTGCTCGTGGAAGCCGTTCGCTACGGAGAGAAAGCAGAGGTGCGGGAGAGGTTGCGCCAGGTCGTGGACAGCGCGCTCGACACCAGGCATTTGCAACAGCTCCTCGAAGAACACGCCCTGACACAGGAAGCGCTCGACTCGGCGACTATCCGGCGCATTCGAGAAGACCTGGAGCGAGTAGAGGCGCGGCGACTGCAGCCGCACTTCATCGGGTCGTTTTTCCTCGAGGCGCTGCGTCACTTGGGTGGAACCGTCCGCGACCGCGAGCCTTTTCGTTACGAGGTCACGCATGTGCCCGCGACGGTGCGAAGTCGAAGGGGCGTCTCGGGTCGGGCAGCGCCGATTGCTTCCAGGTACGAACGCATCACCTTTCAACGAGAATTGGTGAACGTGCCGGGCAAGCCGGCGGCAACATTGATCTGCCCAGGCCACCCCCTTCTCGATGCGATCGTGGATCTTATTTTGGAGCGCTATCGGGACCTTCTCAAGCAGGGAACCATTCTCGTAGATCCGCGGGAAGATGTGGGTGGGGACGTCCGGGTGCTCTTTTACCTGGAACACGCGATTCAGGACGCCCGCACGGATCCGCGTGGCCAGCGCCGGATTGTGTCGCGGCGTTTGGAATTCATCGAGATGGCGCGGAATGGAGAAGTGTTTGCCGCGGGATATGCCCCGTATCTGGACTATCGGCCGATAACGGGCGAAGAGCGTCCGCTCATTGAACCAGAATTAGACGCCTCGTGGCTTATCGGCGATTTGGAATCGAAGGTCGTGTCGTACGCGATTCAGCATGTCGTGCCCCGACACCTCGAAGAGCTGCAGAGAATCAAAGAGGAGATGGTTTCCCGTACGATGGCGGCGGTGCGGGAGCGGTTGACACGGGAAATCCAAAATTGGAGGCGTCGCGCCGAGGATCTCCATGCGCAGGAACTGGCCGGCAAAAGCAATGCCCGGATCAACTCGGCGAAGGCAAACGACCGCGTGCAAGAACTCGAAGCCCGCCTGCGCCGGCGCTTGGAGGAACTGGAGCAGGAGCGCCGGCTTTCGCCCTTGCCGCCGATCGTTGTGGGTGGAGCGTTCGTCGTGCCGCTAAACCGCATTCGAAGCCGGAACAGCCAGCTTGCTGCCGAGGCGGATCCTTCGAGCCCCTCCACTTCGCACCGGAAGCGCCTGGCGATGGACGCAGTGATCCGCTTGGAGCGGGAACTGGGCAGAGAGGCGCGGGACGTCAGCGGGCAGCATTTGGGTTACGACGTAGAGTCGAGGGATCCAAAAGGTAGCAGGCTGCGCTTTATCGCGGTGAAAGGCGTTCCCGCCGGAGCGGAGAGGATCACCTTGTCCAGGAACGAAGTATTCACCGCCTTGAACAAGGGCGACGACTTCAGCCTGGCGTTGGTCGAGGTGGATGGTGCGAATGCTGGCAAGCCAACCTACGTTCGTTGCCCCCTCCAGAATCTTCCGGATTTTACCAGCACGGCCGTGACCTATTCTGTAGAGGAACTGAAATGCACAGGAGAGAGCCCGGTATGA
- the rpoE gene encoding RNA polymerase sigma24 factor, translating to MLVGERVVALRDDGQLQRAMSTPSGNAKVGVTQGGSHPPSVGAETEATLSAVEDTALVERLLAGDEETFTALVDRYHAAMIRLAMVFLPSRAVAEEVVQETWLSVLQGLEAFEGRSTLKTWIFRILTNRAKTRAVREGRSVPFSAMGSEDSEYEPAVDPDRFESNGVWKVPPHPWRDNAPERLAMQQQALRTLREALDDLPPNQRAVLTLRDIEGLDAVEVCNILGISDTNQRVLLHRARAKMRAVLERYLE from the coding sequence ATGCTTGTCGGCGAGCGCGTGGTAGCGTTACGGGACGACGGCCAACTCCAACGAGCGATGAGTACACCCAGCGGAAACGCAAAGGTCGGAGTAACCCAAGGGGGCTCCCACCCGCCGAGTGTCGGTGCAGAGACCGAAGCAACACTCTCGGCCGTCGAGGACACTGCATTGGTGGAACGCCTCCTCGCTGGAGACGAGGAAACTTTTACGGCCCTGGTGGATCGCTATCACGCGGCGATGATTCGCCTCGCTATGGTGTTTCTACCGAGCCGGGCGGTGGCTGAAGAGGTGGTTCAAGAAACCTGGCTCAGCGTGCTGCAAGGACTCGAGGCATTCGAAGGGCGTTCGACTTTGAAGACGTGGATCTTTCGCATTCTCACCAATCGGGCAAAAACACGCGCGGTGCGCGAAGGCCGGTCGGTCCCGTTTTCCGCAATGGGCAGCGAGGACAGTGAATACGAGCCGGCCGTGGACCCAGACCGCTTCGAGTCCAACGGCGTGTGGAAGGTGCCGCCCCATCCCTGGCGAGACAACGCTCCGGAGCGGCTCGCTATGCAACAGCAGGCCCTCCGAACCTTGCGAGAGGCCCTCGACGACTTGCCTCCCAATCAGCGAGCGGTACTCACCTTGCGCGATATCGAAGGGTTGGACGCGGTCGAGGTCTGTAACATCCTGGGTATCAGCGACACGAACCAGCGGGTTTTGCTTCACCGCGCTCGCGCCAAAATGCGAGCCGTTCTCGAACGCTATCTGGAGTGA
- a CDS encoding DUF547 domain-containing protein codes for MVAAFVAAAGHPRTVRGQESNGEERQPRVCPQFDHEHAAWTAILQRYVSGGWVSYTELRDSGMPDLRRYLASLEAVCREDFDAWTEAEKLAFWINAYNAYTVKLILDHYPVKSIRSIGLLPGAAFRERFIPLQNVRGHLVSLNEIEHEILRREFREPRIHFAIVCASKSCPALRSEAYRASRLDDQLDDAARTFLRDVHKNRFDPVTRTLYLSSIFRWFREDFERAASSLPAFVAPYFDRSTAAEILAPGVKVEFLDYDWSLNGR; via the coding sequence TTGGTTGCGGCGTTCGTCGCTGCGGCGGGTCATCCTCGAACGGTTCGAGGCCAGGAAAGCAACGGCGAGGAAAGGCAGCCGCGTGTCTGCCCGCAGTTCGATCACGAACACGCCGCATGGACGGCGATCCTGCAGCGCTATGTGTCCGGCGGCTGGGTATCCTACACCGAGCTGCGAGACTCCGGGATGCCCGACCTGCGTCGCTACCTGGCCTCGCTCGAAGCGGTGTGCCGCGAGGATTTCGATGCGTGGACCGAAGCAGAAAAGCTCGCATTCTGGATCAACGCGTACAATGCGTACACCGTGAAGTTGATTCTCGACCACTACCCCGTGAAAAGCATCCGGTCCATCGGCTTGCTTCCCGGAGCGGCTTTTCGCGAGCGCTTCATCCCACTGCAAAATGTGCGCGGCCACTTGGTATCGCTCAACGAGATCGAACATGAAATCTTGCGGCGCGAGTTCCGCGAGCCCCGCATTCATTTTGCCATCGTTTGTGCCTCGAAGAGCTGCCCGGCGCTGCGGTCGGAAGCGTACCGTGCCTCGCGGCTCGACGATCAACTCGACGACGCGGCGCGCACGTTCCTGCGCGATGTCCATAAGAATCGCTTCGATCCGGTGACTCGCACACTCTACCTCTCTTCGATCTTCCGCTGGTTTCGCGAGGACTTCGAGCGCGCTGCGTCGTCGCTGCCGGCGTTCGTGGCCCCGTACTTCGACCGGAGTACGGCTGCCGAGATTTTAGCGCCCGGCGTGAAAGTGGAGTTTTTGGATTACGACTGGTCTTTGAACGGGAGGTAG
- the pit2 gene encoding phosphate transporter, producing MISTETQGLLGLALVLAFFNGGNDVSRAVAALVAEGSASVRTATLWGAVWTFVGALVAALLGGELVRTLAQSLSAAGQSPSFSVAASVILGASVVVGWATLRGLPVSTTHAVVGSIAGVGITAYGASNVQWLLLGSKILLPLLASPLLAFLLVSLVLRFRGVLGRDEVVEADCLCLGVEPAVVGVSQNSAAFVLEPSQIRVWTAREHACAQDDRAALRMTRSQVHWLTSAVVSFARAVNDAPKIFALAVGLVALEGAPRGGPPLVGFWGVAAAMMLGSIVAGWRVTRVLGKELTPLRVGEGLVANLVTAVLVIVGTKLGLPLSTTHVSVGAIGGVGMLRGSVDWTVVRRMAAAWVVTVPASAACASGVFLAFRL from the coding sequence ATGATCTCGACCGAGACACAGGGGTTGCTGGGGCTGGCATTGGTTCTGGCCTTTTTCAACGGAGGCAACGACGTGTCTCGTGCTGTCGCGGCCTTGGTGGCAGAGGGGAGTGCGAGTGTACGGACGGCGACGTTGTGGGGGGCTGTGTGGACGTTCGTTGGGGCGCTCGTCGCAGCGCTTCTGGGCGGCGAATTGGTGCGCACACTGGCGCAGAGCCTCAGCGCTGCCGGCCAGTCGCCATCATTTTCGGTTGCGGCCAGCGTCATTCTAGGGGCGAGTGTTGTGGTCGGTTGGGCCACTCTCAGGGGGCTTCCGGTGTCGACGACGCATGCAGTCGTTGGTTCGATCGCCGGAGTCGGCATTACGGCTTACGGAGCCTCGAATGTCCAATGGCTCCTGCTGGGATCGAAGATTTTGCTCCCATTACTGGCGAGCCCTTTGTTGGCGTTCTTGCTCGTTAGTCTCGTGCTGCGATTTCGAGGGGTGTTGGGGCGAGACGAAGTGGTCGAAGCAGACTGTCTGTGTCTGGGCGTCGAGCCTGCGGTCGTGGGAGTCTCGCAGAATTCCGCGGCCTTCGTGCTGGAGCCCTCGCAGATCAGGGTGTGGACTGCCCGAGAACATGCCTGCGCTCAGGATGACAGAGCCGCACTCCGAATGACCCGGAGCCAAGTGCACTGGCTGACCAGTGCCGTGGTGAGTTTTGCCCGCGCGGTGAACGACGCTCCAAAAATTTTCGCTCTGGCGGTGGGGCTTGTGGCTCTGGAGGGGGCGCCTCGAGGCGGGCCTCCTTTGGTCGGCTTCTGGGGCGTTGCCGCTGCCATGATGCTTGGCAGTATCGTGGCTGGCTGGCGAGTGACACGAGTGTTGGGGAAGGAACTCACTCCCTTGCGGGTGGGTGAAGGATTGGTCGCAAACCTGGTTACGGCGGTACTCGTCATCGTGGGTACGAAGCTTGGCCTGCCTCTGTCCACAACCCACGTGTCGGTCGGAGCCATCGGAGGGGTGGGAATGCTGCGGGGTTCCGTGGACTGGACCGTCGTGCGGCGCATGGCGGCGGCCTGGGTTGTAACCGTACCGGCCTCGGCGGCCTGTGCCAGCGGCGTTTTTCTCGCTTTCCGACTCTGA
- a CDS encoding methyltransferase, protein MEEPPSVVEAAVRQRYSEAAKRAEASLCCPTKYDPKLLEVIPREVIERDYGCGDPSRFLQPGETVLDLGSGAGKVCFIASQVVGPAGRVIGVDMNDEMLALARWAATQVAQRIGYSNVTFKKGRIQDLALDLEELDQYLQKHPVSSVEGLSCLQEAMARLRAEKPLVPSESIDVVVSNCVLNLVDPKQKRQLFSEIARVLRAGGRAVISDIVSDEDVPEDLQRDPDLWSGCIAGAFREDLFLQAFEDAGFHGIELVERQRDPWRTVAGIEFRSVTVVAYKGESGPCLDQKHAVIYRGPFRQVVDDDGHVLRRGVPTAVCEKTFRVYSQAPYRSHVELVPPRVLVPLESAPPFRCGTGASRRDPRETKSGGAAAVSEGRVSACATTGNGNGGCC, encoded by the coding sequence ATGGAAGAGCCACCGAGTGTCGTGGAGGCCGCTGTGCGGCAGCGATACTCCGAAGCCGCGAAGCGTGCCGAGGCGAGCTTGTGCTGTCCGACGAAGTACGACCCGAAGCTGCTCGAGGTCATCCCCCGCGAAGTGATCGAGCGGGACTACGGGTGCGGCGACCCGAGCCGCTTTTTGCAGCCAGGAGAAACCGTGTTGGACCTGGGCTCCGGCGCGGGAAAGGTATGCTTCATTGCCAGCCAAGTCGTGGGGCCAGCGGGTCGCGTCATTGGCGTGGATATGAACGATGAGATGCTGGCGTTGGCGCGCTGGGCGGCCACGCAAGTTGCTCAGCGAATCGGTTACAGCAATGTGACCTTCAAAAAAGGCCGCATCCAAGACCTCGCTTTGGATCTGGAGGAGCTCGACCAGTACTTGCAAAAGCATCCCGTCTCTTCGGTCGAAGGTTTGAGCTGCCTCCAAGAGGCAATGGCTCGCCTGCGGGCGGAGAAACCTCTCGTGCCCAGTGAGTCCATCGATGTGGTGGTGTCGAACTGCGTGTTGAACTTGGTGGATCCCAAGCAAAAGCGGCAACTGTTTTCAGAAATTGCTCGCGTGCTGCGTGCGGGTGGGCGAGCCGTGATCTCGGACATTGTGAGCGATGAAGACGTGCCCGAGGACCTGCAACGCGACCCCGACTTGTGGAGCGGGTGCATCGCGGGTGCTTTTCGCGAAGACTTGTTTCTTCAGGCATTCGAAGACGCCGGCTTTCACGGAATCGAACTCGTGGAACGGCAGCGCGACCCGTGGAGAACGGTTGCCGGCATTGAATTTCGCAGCGTCACGGTGGTGGCGTACAAGGGAGAAAGCGGGCCGTGCTTGGATCAAAAACATGCGGTGATCTATCGCGGCCCCTTTCGCCAGGTCGTGGATGACGACGGCCACGTGCTGCGCCGTGGAGTTCCGACGGCAGTGTGCGAGAAAACGTTTCGCGTGTATTCTCAGGCCCCATATCGGTCTCATGTCGAGCTGGTCCCGCCGCGGGTGCTCGTGCCCCTGGAGAGTGCCCCCCCGTTTCGGTGCGGCACGGGTGCATCGCGGCGGGACCCCCGTGAAACTAAGAGCGGGGGCGCGGCAGCGGTCAGCGAAGGGCGTGTCTCTGCATGCGCTACCACGGGCAACGGAAACGGAGGCTGCTGTTAA